In the Loxodonta africana isolate mLoxAfr1 chromosome 1, mLoxAfr1.hap2, whole genome shotgun sequence genome, one interval contains:
- the LOC100671810 gene encoding LOW QUALITY PROTEIN: olfactory receptor 2J3 (The sequence of the model RefSeq protein was modified relative to this genomic sequence to represent the inferred CDS: inserted 2 bases in 1 codon) — MNDNGKXNASSEGYFILLGFSNWPHLEVVLFVVILIFYLMTLIGNLFIIILLYLDSHLHTPMYFFLSNLSLLDLCYTTSSIPQLLINLWGPEKTISYVGCMIQLYFVLALGITECVLLVVMSYDRYEAVCRPLHYTVLMHPRFCHQLAVASWVSGFTGSALHSSFTFRVPLCGHRQVDHFFCEVPALLRLPCVDIRANELTLMVMSSIFVIIPFILILSSYSAIVWAVLRMQSTSGFQKVLGTCGAHLIVVFLFFIPVMCIYLQPPSGKSQDQAKFVALFYTVVTPSLNPLIYTLRNKDVRGAVKRLMG, encoded by the exons ATGAATGACAATGGAAA AAACGCAAGTTCTGAAGGCTACTTTATTCTACTGGGTTTTTCTAATTGGCCTCATCTGGAAGTGGttctctttgtggttatcttgataTTCTACTTGATGACACTAATTGGCAATCTGTTCATCATTATCCTGTTGTACTTGGACTCCCATCTTCAtactcccatgtactttttcctttcAAATCTCTCTCTTCTGGACCTCTGCTATACCACTAGCTCCATCCCTCAGTTGCTGATCAACCTCTGGGGTCCTGAGAAGACCATCTCTTATGTTGGTTGCATGATTCAACTCTACTTTGTCCTTGCACTGGGAATCACAGAGTGTGTCCTACTGGTGGTGATGTCCTATGACCGTTATGAAGCTGTGTGTAGACCCTTGCATTACACTGTCCTCATGCACCCTCGTTTTTGCCACCAATTGGCTGTGGCTTCTTGGGTAAGTGGCTTCACTGGCTCAGCACTTCATTCCTCCTTTACCTTCCGGGTTCCTTTGTGTGGACATCGCCAGGtggatcactttttctgtgaagttccagcACTGTTGCGACTGCCATGTGTTGACATCCGTGCTAACGAGCTGACCCTTATGGTCATGAGCTCCATTTTTGTAATCATACCATTTATTCTCATTCTCAGTTCCTACAGTGCCATTGTCTGGGCTGTGCTGAGAATGCAGTCAACAAGTGGATTTCAGAAAGTCCTTGGCACATGTGGAGCCCATCTTATAGttgtatttctcttttttattccaGTTATGTGCATATATCTCCAGCCACCATCTGGGAAATCTCAAGATCAAGCCAAGTTCGTTGCCCTCTTTTATACTGTTGTCACACCTAGCCTTAACCCACTAATCTATACCCTTAGGAACAAAGATGTAAGAGGTGCAGTAAAGAGACTAATGGGGTGA